The proteins below are encoded in one region of Hordeum vulgare subsp. vulgare chromosome 3H, MorexV3_pseudomolecules_assembly, whole genome shotgun sequence:
- the LOC123439493 gene encoding probable WRKY transcription factor 56 codes for MAASLGLTSHEEACYSAHPAGSSLYNFQDGEPFGAAADGAAALSFQELVDAARPSDYAPLPAFGAAGGEAMSMYERSVVFPMTTSSYYCDGAGMFDDDAAARGRGGGVGAMAGRPSGRIGFRTRSEVEVMDDGFRWRKYGKKAVKSSPNLRNYYRCSADGCGVKKRVERDRDDPRYVLTTYDGVHNHVAPGGGTPSRAAPAYSAPAAPAWTWSELHAAAAAAAHSSESY; via the coding sequence TGGGACTTACCAGCCATGAAGAAGCCTGCTACTCTGCCCACCCGGCCGGCTCCTCCCTGTACAACTTCCAAGACGGCGAACCCTTCGGGGCGGCGGCCGACGGTGCCGCGGCGCTGAGCTTCCAGGAGCTCGTGGACGCCGCTCGACCCTCCGACTACGCGCCGCTTCCGGCGTTCGGCGCCGCTGGAGGCGAGGCGATGAGCATGTACGAGCGGAGCGTCGTCTTCCCTATGACGACGTCCTCGTACTACTGCGACGGCGCCGGGATGTTCGACGACGACGCggcggcgagggggagagggggaggggtcgGTGCTATGGCAGGGCGGCCGTCGGGGAGGATCGGGTTCCGGACCCGGTCGGAGGTGGAGGTGATGGACGACGGGTTCCGGTGGAGGAAGTACGGCAAGAAGGCGGTGAAGAGCAGCCCCAACCTGCGGAACTACTACCGCTGCTCCGCCGACGGGTGCGGGGTGAAGAAGCGGGTCGAGCGGGACCGCGACGACCCGCGCTACGTCCTCACCACCTACGACGGCGTCCACAACCACGTCGCCCCCGGCGGCGGCACGCCGTCGCGGGCGGCGCCGGCGTACTCGGCGCCGGCCGCGCCAGCTTGGACCTGGAGCGAGCTgcatgcggcggcggcggcggcggctcactCCTCGGAGTCCTACTGA